In Anabas testudineus chromosome 12, fAnaTes1.2, whole genome shotgun sequence, one genomic interval encodes:
- the commd8 gene encoding COMM domain-containing protein 8: protein MVVLLNRLPVADCPNLCHRVVDGLCGREPPRRGDYSATWSLEEWLELLNSLTALFHLAVGNNSSDEEVMSELSDVGSSHAETVLCVLRSRQEEIRHALLDRTTSMSSATLQDFDWQLKLALSSDKILSLHIPLLSLSLNVRENGALRPVTVEMNKEELNTLISSLEAANKVVLQLK from the exons ATGGTGGTTTTACTGAATAGATTACCTGTCGCAGATTGTCCAAAC CTGTGTCACAGGGTGGTGGATGGACTGTGTGGGCGGGAGCCTCCTCGTAGGGGAGATTATAGTGCTACGTGGAGCCTGGAAGAGTGGCTGGAGCTACTCAACTCCCTGACAGCCCTCTTCCACTTGGCAGTGGGGAACAACAGCTCAGATGAAGAG GTGATGTCTGAGCTTTCAGATGTGGGCAGCAGCCACGCTgagactgtgctgtgtgtgctcAGATCCAGACAGGAAGAGATCCGCCACGCTCTGTTGGACAGAACGACCTCTATGTCCTCTGCTACTCTGCAAGACTTTGACTGGCAGCTTAAG TTAGCGCTTTCCAGTGATAAGATCTTGTCTCTCCACATTCCTCTGCTCAGTCTCAGTCTGAATGTGAGAGAGAATGGAGCCCTCCGGCCTGTCACAGTGGAGATGAACAAAGAGGAGTTAAACACACTCATCAGCTCACTGGAAGCTGCCAATAAG GTGGTGCTGCAGTTGAAATGA